The proteins below are encoded in one region of Streptomyces sp. NBC_00490:
- a CDS encoding S8 family serine peptidase, with protein MGGLARRLLQSRYAGTAGYAELSGTSRAAPHVAGAAALLTQQHQPTTSRSKRSQWTASPPPRACSRPPRARSPFRRAVRRAPR; from the coding sequence ATCGGCGGTCTGGCTCGCCGACTTCTCCAGTCGCGGTACGCGGGAACGGCCGGTTACGCCGAGCTGAGCGGTACCTCGAGGGCCGCCCCGCATGTCGCGGGCGCCGCCGCCCTCCTGACGCAGCAGCACCAACCGACGACCAGCCGGTCGAAGCGCTCGCAGTGGACGGCAAGCCCGCCCCCGAGGGCATGTTCGAGACCTCCTCGCGCCAGGTCACCGTTCCGGCGGGCGGTACGGCGGGCACCACGGTGA
- a CDS encoding excisionase, which produces METPSNWEDRLASWQNELELFERLDETPWVTLAKAESETGVSRSALRSWYRNGEIQSRLVDGPNGPQRLVRLDAVIERAAASPRIQRRAEREVSLEAQVTLLRHRVDQLELRLAALERK; this is translated from the coding sequence ATGGAGACGCCGTCGAACTGGGAGGACCGGCTCGCGAGCTGGCAGAACGAGCTGGAGCTCTTCGAGCGACTGGACGAGACGCCCTGGGTCACGCTGGCCAAGGCGGAGAGCGAGACCGGCGTCTCCCGCTCGGCCCTGCGGTCCTGGTACCGCAACGGCGAGATCCAGTCCCGGCTGGTGGACGGTCCGAACGGGCCGCAGCGCCTGGTCCGGTTGGACGCGGTGATCGAGCGCGCCGCCGCGTCACCGCGCATCCAGCGCAGGGCGGAACGGGAAGTCAGCCTGGAAGCCCAGGTCACCCTGCTTCGGCACCGGGTCGACCAACTAGAGCTGCGGCTGGCCGCGCTGGAGCGGAAATGA
- a CDS encoding ATP-dependent endonuclease, giving the protein MDELGRFRRATVAWAAGGAGADEAAVVARELAGGVRTIVLVEGSSDQVALEALAARHGRDLDAEGVAVVPLGGATNIGRFLDVCGPTGLGLPLAGLCDIGEERHFRRHLGRVGLGSGLSRAGLEALGFHVCVADLEDELIRALGAEGVRQVIEAQGEMRPFHTFQGQPAQRERPVEHQLRRFMGTHSGRKALYAQALVAHLDLERVPRPLDRLLAHV; this is encoded by the coding sequence GTGGACGAGTTGGGGCGATTCCGTCGGGCCACGGTCGCGTGGGCGGCCGGTGGGGCGGGGGCGGACGAGGCCGCCGTGGTGGCCAGGGAACTGGCCGGCGGTGTGCGGACGATCGTCCTCGTCGAGGGGAGCAGCGATCAGGTCGCGCTGGAAGCGCTGGCCGCGCGCCACGGCCGCGATCTGGACGCGGAGGGCGTCGCGGTCGTACCGCTGGGAGGTGCGACCAACATCGGGCGCTTCCTTGACGTGTGCGGGCCCACGGGGCTCGGGCTGCCGCTGGCCGGTCTCTGCGACATCGGCGAGGAACGGCACTTCCGGCGTCATCTGGGACGCGTCGGGCTCGGCTCCGGTCTCTCGCGGGCCGGGCTGGAGGCACTCGGGTTCCACGTGTGCGTCGCCGACCTGGAGGACGAGTTGATCCGCGCTCTCGGGGCCGAGGGCGTGCGTCAAGTCATCGAAGCCCAGGGCGAGATGCGCCCCTTCCACACCTTCCAGGGGCAGCCGGCGCAGCGGGAACGGCCCGTGGAGCATCAGCTACGGCGTTTCATGGGGACGCACAGCGGCCGCAAGGCCCTCTACGCGCAGGCACTTGTGGCGCACCTGGACCTCGAAAGGGTCCCCCGGCCGCTGGACCGCCTCCTCGCACACGTCTGA
- a CDS encoding PucR family transcriptional regulator, with amino-acid sequence MAAPTPPPGVPDGPRAAPVPPELAKLLRDQLESVADEVEEEVRRQVPEYARPGTYGTHLRSGVVQALTLFVDHIADPQGQGAAITATYYELGRGEALEGRALDALQSALRIGGLHAWRLMGRTAEDLGLDSSVVATLGELAFQTVHEVAEAAAAGYAEARLRSTDELERRRRRLLGLLLGEGPVAPEAIQDLAHGARWSVPRQVAVVALASAPDQREADRPLAAAGALVDMDSRPPRMLVPDPDGSGRFGGRAFTLALRGRPAAIGPTVPLDEAARSLHWATRALGLMGRGILPRQGVVRCADHLSTLLLHADEPMLAQLQSRVLAPLDAVAEGPRGRLAETLLAWLLSGSNVPDVAARLHVHPQTVRYRLRQLEKLFGDALHDPGARLDLILALRAEALRDDGTFTP; translated from the coding sequence GTGGCTGCTCCCACACCACCGCCCGGCGTACCGGACGGCCCGCGCGCCGCCCCGGTGCCCCCCGAGTTGGCCAAGCTGCTGCGCGACCAGCTGGAGTCCGTCGCCGACGAGGTGGAGGAGGAGGTGCGCAGACAGGTCCCGGAGTACGCCCGGCCGGGGACGTACGGCACGCACCTGAGATCCGGGGTCGTACAGGCGCTGACCCTGTTCGTCGACCACATCGCGGATCCGCAGGGCCAGGGCGCCGCGATCACCGCCACGTACTACGAACTCGGGCGCGGCGAGGCCCTGGAGGGCCGCGCCCTGGACGCGTTGCAGTCCGCGTTACGGATCGGCGGTCTGCACGCCTGGCGGCTGATGGGCCGTACCGCGGAGGACCTCGGACTGGACTCCTCGGTGGTCGCCACGCTGGGTGAACTCGCTTTCCAGACGGTGCACGAGGTCGCCGAGGCGGCCGCCGCCGGATACGCGGAGGCGCGGCTGCGCAGCACGGACGAACTGGAGCGGCGTCGCCGACGCCTGCTCGGTCTGCTGCTGGGCGAGGGGCCGGTGGCCCCGGAGGCGATACAGGATCTGGCGCACGGCGCCCGGTGGTCGGTGCCGAGACAGGTCGCGGTGGTCGCGCTCGCGTCGGCCCCGGACCAGCGGGAGGCGGACCGGCCGTTGGCGGCCGCGGGGGCGCTGGTGGACATGGACTCCCGGCCGCCGCGGATGCTGGTGCCCGACCCGGACGGTTCCGGCCGTTTCGGCGGCCGGGCGTTCACGCTCGCGCTGCGCGGCCGGCCCGCCGCGATCGGACCGACGGTCCCGCTCGACGAGGCCGCCCGCTCGCTGCACTGGGCCACCCGGGCGCTCGGCCTGATGGGGCGCGGCATCCTGCCCCGGCAGGGCGTGGTGCGCTGCGCCGACCATCTGTCGACGCTGCTGCTGCACGCCGACGAGCCGATGCTCGCCCAGCTCCAGTCGCGGGTGCTGGCCCCGCTGGACGCGGTCGCGGAGGGGCCGCGCGGACGGCTCGCCGAGACGCTCCTGGCGTGGCTGCTGAGCGGCAGCAACGTGCCCGACGTCGCCGCCCGCCTCCACGTCCACCCGCAGACGGTGCGTTACCGCCTGCGCCAGTTGGAGAAGCTCTTCGGTGACGCCCTGCACGACCCCGGCGCCCGCCTGGACCTGATCCTCGCCCTGCGCGCGGAGGCATTGCGGGACGACGGCACCTTCACCCCGTAG
- a CDS encoding alpha/beta hydrolase, whose translation MPDRTTASSRGTAAVPAGTAGMSRRAVTRAAAATGLAALFGATATGTAGATTRRAATAAPSVTQLGPRTFDVSLPSAALGRSAPVRLVLPSSFATQPGRTYPVLYLLHGAHDDYTSWTRETDIVAFTEGRELIVAMPDAGPTGIPTAWRSGPNYETFQLTEVPALLARDYRASAVRVVAGVSTGGYGAMAHAARHPGTFAAAASYSGILDTTAPGVPSLMDAIVTRENLAPLSLWGNPILNLLTWRDFNPRARAAGLRGTALYVSSGSGVVGGSGDWLPEALESALWPSAHAFTDTLARLRVPVTTHYYAGGGHSWAYWKREFAASWPMLAGALGVPA comes from the coding sequence ATGCCCGACCGCACCACCGCATCGTCCCGGGGTACCGCCGCAGTACCCGCCGGCACCGCCGGAATGTCCCGACGCGCCGTCACCAGAGCGGCCGCCGCCACCGGCCTGGCCGCCCTCTTCGGGGCCACGGCAACCGGCACCGCAGGGGCGACCACCCGCCGGGCGGCCACCGCCGCTCCCAGCGTCACTCAGCTCGGCCCCCGCACCTTTGATGTCTCCCTGCCCTCCGCCGCCCTGGGCCGCAGCGCCCCGGTGCGGCTGGTGCTGCCCTCCTCCTTCGCCACCCAGCCCGGCCGCACGTACCCCGTGCTGTACCTCCTCCACGGTGCCCACGACGACTACACCTCCTGGACCCGGGAGACGGACATCGTGGCGTTCACGGAGGGGCGGGAGCTGATCGTGGCGATGCCGGACGCGGGGCCCACCGGCATCCCCACCGCCTGGCGCAGCGGCCCGAACTACGAGACCTTCCAGCTCACCGAGGTACCCGCGCTGCTCGCCCGGGACTACCGGGCGTCCGCGGTCCGGGTCGTCGCCGGGGTCTCCACCGGCGGTTACGGGGCGATGGCCCACGCCGCGCGGCATCCGGGAACGTTCGCGGCGGCGGCCTCGTACAGCGGCATCCTCGACACCACCGCCCCCGGCGTGCCCAGCCTGATGGACGCCATCGTGACCCGCGAGAACCTGGCGCCGCTGTCCCTGTGGGGCAACCCGATCCTGAACCTGCTCACCTGGCGGGACTTCAACCCGCGCGCCCGCGCGGCAGGGCTGCGCGGCACCGCGCTGTACGTGTCCAGTGGCAGCGGGGTGGTGGGCGGGAGCGGCGACTGGCTGCCGGAGGCGCTGGAGAGCGCGCTGTGGCCGTCGGCGCACGCCTTCACCGACACGCTCGCCCGGCTGCGCGTACCGGTGACGACTCACTACTACGCGGGAGGGGGGCACAGCTGGGCCTACTGGAAGCGGGAGTTCGCCGCGTCGTGGCCGATGCTCGCCGGTGCCCTGGGGGTGCCGGCGTGA
- a CDS encoding LLM class flavin-dependent oxidoreductase: MRRLRSALWLPLFEDLADPRVVARLAAEAEEAGWDGCFVWDQLCWRAPVRQVADPWIALAAIATATERLRLGPMVSPLARRRPAKVARETATLDRLSDSRLTLGVGLGSDRFAGELSRTGEQLDDRLRGRMLDESLAILAAAWSGEPVRHRGDHYTVVDIAFLPRPVQRPGVPVWAAGFPGNLKPVRRAARLDGFFPANLEHPDQLAEVAATLTALRHGEMASYDIAVSLPLGVDPEPYAKAGATWWLPEFDPGVRLDAVRGVLRDGPAA, translated from the coding sequence ATGAGGCGGCTGCGCTCGGCACTCTGGCTGCCGCTCTTCGAGGACCTCGCCGACCCGCGAGTGGTCGCACGCCTCGCCGCCGAAGCGGAGGAAGCCGGGTGGGACGGCTGCTTCGTGTGGGATCAGCTGTGCTGGCGGGCACCGGTCCGACAGGTCGCCGACCCCTGGATCGCGCTGGCGGCCATCGCGACCGCCACCGAACGGCTGCGGTTGGGCCCGATGGTGTCACCGCTCGCCCGCCGACGGCCGGCCAAGGTCGCGCGGGAGACCGCGACGCTGGACCGGCTCAGCGACAGCCGCCTCACCCTCGGCGTCGGCCTCGGCAGCGACCGGTTCGCGGGCGAACTGTCCAGGACCGGGGAGCAACTCGACGACCGGCTGCGCGGCAGGATGCTCGACGAGTCCCTGGCGATCCTTGCCGCCGCCTGGTCCGGCGAGCCGGTGCGCCACCGCGGCGACCACTACACGGTCGTGGACATCGCGTTTCTTCCGCGCCCGGTCCAGCGGCCCGGCGTACCGGTCTGGGCCGCAGGCTTTCCGGGCAACCTCAAACCGGTCCGCCGGGCCGCCCGGCTCGACGGGTTCTTCCCGGCCAACCTCGAGCACCCGGACCAGCTCGCCGAGGTCGCCGCCACCCTCACCGCACTGCGCCATGGTGAGATGGCCTCGTACGACATCGCCGTCAGTCTTCCGCTCGGTGTCGATCCCGAGCCGTACGCGAAGGCCGGCGCGACGTGGTGGCTGCCGGAGTTCGACCCGGGTGTACGGCTCGACGCCGTGCGAGGCGTGCTCCGCGACGGCCCCGCGGCATGA
- a CDS encoding class I SAM-dependent methyltransferase: MLFDYDSELARYHERLRQALDIRPGDRVLDIGCGTGRTTRDAARAAAPGAALGIDVSGPMLARARELAEREGLRNTGFVQADAQTHAFPPEEFSLAMSRFGTMFFSDPALAFANIGKALRPGARLVQLVWQAADLQEWQTAIRAALSPGPAPSMPVPRADDAFTLADPHVVADTLTTAGFAAVDVVDVREPVYYGPDTERALAGVLQLRMAKEWLTDLDAQSSERALDRLRATLNAHDTGDGVWFGSRAWLVTARRR, translated from the coding sequence GTGTTGTTCGACTACGACTCGGAGCTGGCCCGCTACCACGAGCGGCTGCGGCAGGCCCTCGACATCCGACCCGGTGATCGTGTCCTCGACATCGGCTGCGGCACCGGCCGGACCACCAGGGACGCGGCCAGAGCTGCGGCACCGGGTGCCGCCCTCGGCATCGACGTTTCGGGCCCGATGCTGGCGCGGGCCCGCGAACTTGCCGAGAGGGAAGGGCTCCGCAATACCGGTTTCGTGCAGGCCGACGCCCAGACCCATGCGTTCCCGCCGGAGGAGTTCAGTCTGGCCATGAGCCGGTTCGGCACGATGTTCTTCTCCGACCCGGCTCTCGCGTTCGCCAACATCGGGAAGGCGCTGCGTCCGGGTGCGCGCTTGGTGCAGTTGGTCTGGCAGGCCGCCGACCTTCAGGAGTGGCAGACCGCGATCCGGGCGGCGCTCTCTCCCGGGCCTGCGCCCTCGATGCCGGTTCCGAGGGCCGACGACGCGTTCACGCTGGCCGATCCGCACGTCGTGGCCGACACCCTGACCACGGCCGGCTTCGCGGCGGTCGACGTCGTCGATGTGCGCGAGCCCGTGTACTACGGTCCGGACACCGAGCGCGCGCTGGCCGGCGTGCTCCAGCTCCGGATGGCGAAGGAATGGCTCACGGATCTGGATGCCCAGTCCTCCGAGCGCGCACTCGACCGGCTTCGCGCGACTCTCAACGCCCACGACACCGGCGACGGCGTCTGGTTCGGCTCCCGCGCCTGGCTGGTCACTGCCCGCCGACGCTGA
- a CDS encoding Clp protease N-terminal domain-containing protein, which translates to MTFERFSVKARKVVVTAQEEARLLKHGYIGTEHILLGLLDVPDSTAAKVLEQLGYDKETARADIAAVAEPGTEELSGHIPFAPSAKKTLDLALREAHQLRHTSIGTEHILLALVAAEGEGAGAKVLAQRINPISKVRTAVLASLEGSQDVAPSPWPTGTPATEDTVSVASALAGGAPVGSHHLLEAMLRAENSMAARVLRELGVDPATVAAKIDELDPETTTDANPEEAAARRMEIRLADGEVHLILRDPATVTLAEKVTELSGGPVQGVGPVAGMFVPLWRSTNQLLLEIQRVLEPESDGGDGSAASNVTRAVRTVLAPRLRR; encoded by the coding sequence ATGACTTTCGAACGGTTCTCGGTGAAAGCACGCAAGGTCGTCGTCACGGCTCAGGAGGAGGCGAGGCTGCTCAAGCACGGCTACATCGGCACGGAGCACATCCTGTTGGGGCTGCTCGACGTGCCGGACAGCACGGCCGCGAAAGTCCTGGAACAGCTCGGGTACGACAAGGAGACCGCCCGAGCCGACATCGCCGCGGTGGCCGAGCCCGGCACGGAGGAACTGAGCGGCCACATCCCGTTCGCGCCGAGCGCGAAGAAGACCCTGGACCTCGCGCTGCGCGAGGCGCACCAGCTGCGCCACACCTCCATCGGCACCGAACACATCCTGCTCGCCCTGGTCGCCGCGGAAGGTGAGGGCGCCGGCGCGAAGGTGCTCGCGCAGCGGATCAATCCGATCAGCAAGGTCCGTACCGCGGTGCTGGCGTCACTGGAGGGTTCGCAGGACGTCGCGCCCAGCCCGTGGCCGACCGGCACACCGGCTACCGAGGACACCGTGTCCGTCGCCAGCGCACTGGCCGGTGGAGCGCCGGTCGGCAGCCACCACCTGCTCGAGGCGATGCTGCGGGCGGAGAACAGCATGGCGGCCAGGGTGCTGCGCGAACTCGGCGTCGACCCGGCCACGGTCGCCGCGAAGATCGACGAACTCGATCCGGAGACGACCACGGACGCGAACCCCGAGGAGGCCGCCGCGCGCCGGATGGAAATCCGGCTGGCCGACGGTGAGGTGCACCTGATCCTGCGGGACCCTGCAACGGTCACGCTCGCCGAGAAGGTCACCGAGCTGTCCGGCGGCCCGGTCCAGGGCGTGGGTCCCGTCGCGGGCATGTTCGTCCCGCTCTGGCGGTCGACCAACCAACTGCTGCTGGAGATCCAGCGCGTGCTGGAGCCGGAATCCGACGGCGGGGACGGGTCCGCCGCGAGCAACGTGACCAGGGCGGTGCGCACGGTGCTCGCGCCCCGGCTCCGCCGGTGA
- a CDS encoding cutinase family protein, with protein MRIRLCFAALSLIGGAGLATVSAPTATAAACTDIDVVAARGTFEPGTLGFIVGDPVYSALQKKITGKSLSSYKVNYPADLSLTSAAQGNTDLVNHVRSQAASCPNQRFILVGYSQGANVVDNSIGISSAGAVVGSPIVATIPAALEPKVAAVLLFGNPIRAIGKSVTGTYQSRTIDFCAAGDPVCENGGGDVGAHLGYTANADAAATFAATKV; from the coding sequence ATGCGTATCCGCTTGTGTTTCGCCGCGCTCTCGCTGATCGGCGGAGCGGGACTGGCCACCGTCTCGGCCCCCACGGCAACGGCCGCTGCCTGCACGGACATCGACGTCGTCGCGGCGCGCGGCACGTTTGAGCCCGGCACACTCGGCTTCATCGTCGGCGACCCGGTGTATTCCGCCCTGCAGAAGAAAATCACCGGCAAATCGCTGTCCAGCTACAAGGTGAACTATCCCGCGGACCTTTCCCTCACCTCGGCCGCACAGGGCAACACGGACCTGGTGAACCATGTCAGGAGCCAGGCCGCTTCCTGTCCGAACCAGCGTTTCATTCTCGTCGGCTATTCGCAGGGCGCGAACGTCGTCGACAACTCCATCGGCATCAGCAGCGCCGGCGCGGTCGTCGGCAGCCCGATCGTGGCGACGATTCCCGCCGCGCTCGAACCCAAGGTCGCCGCGGTGCTGCTGTTCGGCAACCCGATCCGCGCCATCGGCAAGAGCGTCACCGGCACGTACCAGAGCCGCACCATCGACTTCTGCGCGGCCGGTGACCCGGTCTGCGAGAACGGCGGGGGCGACGTGGGCGCCCACCTCGGCTACACCGCGAACGCCGACGCGGCGGCCACCTTCGCCGCGACCAAGGTCTGA
- a CDS encoding dihydrofolate reductase family protein: MTRSVTYSMNVSLDGYIVGPDGGFDWSAPDPDVFRFWIDEIREVGVHLMGRRLYETMLYWETAGQDGPLDEAELEWVALWNPLPNVVFSTTLSAVRGHARLASGGVAAEIERLRAEPGEGDIAIGGATLAAEAAAAGLIDEYRAMVYPVLVGGGIPFFPRDERRVDLELVETRTFNSKFVYLRHRVTR; the protein is encoded by the coding sequence GTGACGCGCAGCGTGACCTATTCGATGAACGTCTCACTCGACGGCTACATCGTCGGGCCGGACGGCGGCTTCGACTGGTCGGCGCCCGACCCGGACGTCTTCCGCTTCTGGATCGACGAGATCCGGGAGGTCGGCGTTCATCTGATGGGGCGGCGGCTGTACGAGACGATGCTGTACTGGGAGACCGCCGGCCAGGACGGGCCGCTCGACGAGGCCGAGCTCGAGTGGGTCGCGCTCTGGAATCCGCTGCCCAACGTGGTCTTCTCCACCACGCTGTCGGCGGTGCGGGGCCATGCCCGACTGGCCTCCGGCGGCGTCGCGGCGGAGATCGAGCGGTTGCGCGCCGAGCCGGGGGAGGGCGACATCGCCATCGGCGGCGCGACGCTCGCCGCGGAGGCGGCCGCGGCGGGTCTGATCGACGAGTACCGGGCCATGGTCTACCCGGTGCTGGTCGGCGGAGGCATCCCGTTCTTTCCCCGGGACGAGCGCCGGGTGGATCTCGAACTCGTCGAGACCCGCACCTTCAACTCGAAGTTCGTCTACCTCCGCCATCGCGTCACGCGTTAG
- a CDS encoding GNAT family N-acetyltransferase produces the protein MTDQSEIAVVRYRDRAASVEGGLAALLASYHLRTEAEKGKAVADVDGLPERYRAEISHPGTAFGNDDVLIALSGDTPVGCLVVTAPADGRSEVKRLWTDPAFRGRGIASGLLDAALTHAAESGVDTLRLSVWKWRTGAIALYERFGFTVTESWDERDQLVCMQRAV, from the coding sequence ATGACCGATCAAAGCGAGATTGCCGTCGTCCGCTACCGCGACCGGGCCGCTTCCGTCGAGGGCGGCCTGGCCGCGTTGCTGGCCTCCTACCACCTGCGCACAGAGGCCGAGAAGGGCAAGGCCGTTGCCGATGTGGACGGGCTGCCGGAACGCTACCGGGCGGAGATCTCCCACCCGGGGACAGCGTTCGGCAACGATGACGTGCTGATCGCCCTGAGCGGCGACACCCCTGTGGGCTGTCTGGTGGTGACCGCCCCCGCCGACGGGCGGTCTGAGGTCAAGAGACTGTGGACGGACCCGGCATTCCGGGGCCGGGGCATCGCGTCCGGCCTGCTCGACGCCGCGCTCACGCATGCCGCGGAGAGCGGCGTGGACACCCTGCGACTGTCGGTGTGGAAATGGCGGACCGGCGCCATCGCCCTGTACGAGCGGTTCGGCTTCACGGTCACCGAGTCATGGGACGAACGGGATCAGCTGGTGTGCATGCAGCGCGCCGTGTGA
- a CDS encoding alpha/beta fold hydrolase has translation MTSPRSHGERLLDINGAELCVETFGDRADPAIVLVAGSAASMLWWDAELCERIAVRGRFVVRYDHRDTGRSTCYPPGNPRYSFTDLTRDVLGIQDALGIERAHVVCQSMFGGTGLILGVDHPDRVASLTFVSSSTGADDLPPPSSDLAMPAEPDTSDAAAVVAYVVAGAKAYAGGSPHFDEAAVRALVAQDVARARNYASTLVNHFVIELDGPVRGGFGDIAAPTLVVHGDHDPVLPLPHGRALRDAVPGAELLVLEGAGHDLPKAVWDNFVSALVRHTRGDRP, from the coding sequence ATGACCTCACCTCGATCTCACGGCGAACGACTCCTCGACATCAACGGCGCCGAGTTGTGCGTAGAGACCTTCGGCGACCGCGCGGACCCCGCGATCGTGCTGGTCGCCGGATCGGCCGCCTCGATGCTGTGGTGGGACGCCGAGCTGTGCGAACGGATCGCCGTCCGTGGCCGGTTCGTCGTCCGGTACGACCATCGGGACACCGGCCGCTCGACCTGCTACCCGCCGGGAAACCCGCGGTACTCGTTCACCGACCTGACCCGGGACGTGCTCGGCATCCAGGACGCTCTGGGTATCGAGCGCGCCCATGTGGTCTGCCAGTCGATGTTCGGCGGGACCGGACTCATCCTCGGGGTGGACCATCCCGACCGGGTCGCGTCACTGACGTTCGTCTCGAGCTCCACCGGCGCCGACGACCTGCCGCCGCCGTCGAGCGATCTGGCCATGCCGGCCGAGCCGGACACCTCCGACGCGGCCGCGGTCGTCGCATACGTGGTCGCCGGTGCGAAGGCGTACGCCGGTGGCTCACCGCACTTCGACGAGGCCGCGGTCCGGGCCCTGGTCGCACAGGACGTGGCGCGCGCCAGGAACTACGCCTCGACCCTGGTCAACCACTTCGTCATCGAGCTCGACGGGCCGGTGCGAGGAGGCTTCGGCGACATCGCGGCGCCGACGCTCGTGGTGCACGGCGACCACGACCCCGTGCTGCCGCTACCGCACGGCAGGGCGCTGCGTGACGCGGTTCCCGGTGCGGAGCTGCTGGTCCTGGAGGGGGCCGGACACGACCTGCCGAAGGCCGTGTGGGACAACTTCGTGTCGGCCCTGGTGCGGCACACCCGGGGAGACCGGCCATGA
- a CDS encoding LysR family transcriptional regulator: protein MNLELRHLAAMAAIIEEGSFGRAAARLGYTQSTVSQQVAALEKAVGGPVFDRPGGPKPVRLTPLGSVVLDQGRELLARADALADAVDRFKAGGGRIDIGTFQSVSNVILPSVVRRLRDDYPACDIRLSEEEPEQPQIGDLDLLFYDGRIDGDVERLKLLDDPYLLVAGVGTFPEGPVPLERLDGEPMVAWPLTCDQPEMEQAIARSGARPRVVFRTAVNDTLLSMVRAGLGSAVLPWLAIRGADVSSDARLRVHELEPSLPPREIYLHWRAGRTHSPLAARAVEIAVEVAAELAPPPAST, encoded by the coding sequence ATGAACCTGGAACTTCGCCATCTGGCGGCGATGGCCGCCATCATCGAGGAGGGCTCGTTCGGGAGGGCGGCCGCCCGCCTCGGGTACACCCAGTCGACGGTGAGCCAGCAGGTGGCCGCGTTGGAGAAGGCCGTGGGCGGCCCGGTGTTCGACCGGCCGGGCGGTCCCAAGCCGGTGCGGCTGACTCCGTTGGGTTCCGTGGTCCTGGACCAGGGCCGCGAACTGCTGGCGAGGGCGGACGCGTTGGCCGACGCCGTGGACCGGTTCAAGGCGGGAGGCGGCCGGATCGACATCGGCACGTTCCAGAGCGTGTCCAATGTGATCCTGCCGTCGGTCGTACGACGGCTGCGCGACGACTACCCCGCCTGCGACATCAGGTTGTCCGAGGAGGAGCCGGAGCAGCCACAGATCGGCGACCTCGATCTGCTGTTCTACGACGGCCGCATCGACGGCGACGTCGAGCGACTCAAGCTGCTCGACGACCCGTACCTGCTGGTGGCAGGCGTCGGCACCTTCCCCGAGGGCCCGGTCCCGCTGGAGCGGCTCGACGGGGAACCGATGGTGGCCTGGCCACTGACCTGCGACCAGCCCGAGATGGAGCAGGCGATCGCCCGAAGCGGCGCCCGTCCGCGCGTCGTCTTCCGCACCGCGGTCAACGACACCCTGTTGTCCATGGTGCGAGCCGGACTGGGATCGGCCGTGCTGCCCTGGCTCGCCATCCGCGGTGCCGACGTGTCATCCGACGCAAGACTCCGCGTCCATGAGCTGGAGCCGTCGCTGCCGCCGCGGGAGATCTACCTGCATTGGCGGGCCGGACGCACCCATTCACCGCTTGCCGCCCGAGCCGTCGAGATCGCGGTCGAGGTCGCGGCGGAACTCGCGCCGCCGCCGGCCAGTACCTGA